Within Trachemys scripta elegans isolate TJP31775 chromosome 12, CAS_Tse_1.0, whole genome shotgun sequence, the genomic segment CCAAGAGCTGACGAGGGGGTCATGCCCTTCTCTTCCTGTACTCCCTGCAGTATCTTCCCCTACTCTGGGGTCCCTGAGTGTTCTTTTACCCCACAACCCAGCCCCATCCCTTAGCATCCCCTGGGGCTGTCCCACCCCCTGTGCACTTCCAGGGCCCAACAACCACTGTCCCCTAGCtactccccttccctgcccctcagAACGCTCTGGGTCCCGTGCCCCAGAcaccggctcctcccctgctgaATGCACCGGGCGCCCTGatgcccctctctccccaggcaCAGGCGCGCTGCCACCGGATCGGTCAGAGCAAGGCGGTGAAGGTCTATCGCCTCATCACCCGCAACTCCTATGAGCGTGAGATGTTCGACAAGGCCAGCCTCAAGCTGGGGCTGGACAAGGCCGTGCTGCAGTCCATGAGCGGGCGCGAGGGCAGCATCGCCGGGGTGAGAGCACGCGGGGAGCCGTGGCATGGCTCCAATCAGTCCCCAGGGCGAGGGACTGGTGGGCTCAggagggtggcagggaggaggtggtgggctGGTGGAGGGGCTGTGACGTTGGGGGTACCCGTGGGCTGGGGTGGTGGCATGGTGTggaggaggttctggggggctgAGGGGGCTGTGATGTTGGGGGTACCCGTGTGAACAGTGtgttgtccccctcccctccccagatccagcagttctcaaagaaggagatcgaGGACCTGCTGCGCAAGGGGGCCTATGCTGCCATCATGGAGGAGGACGATGAGGGCTCCAAGTTCTGCGAGGAGGATATTGACCAGATCCTGCTGCGCCGTACGACCACTATCACCATTGAGAGTGAGGGAAAGGGCTCCACCTTCGCCAAGGTACCCCCAGTTCCCCTGCGCAGATCCTTCCTGCAGATGCCCCCAACACCCCTCTCTGGAGACAGTGCAGGAGCTCCCCCTTCACCATGGTCCAGCTTTACCTCCCCACTGACCTGCGGGGCATGTCTCACCTGCATCCGGGTGGGAGGGACAGACAGACGCACTCGGAGGTCAGCCTGTGGGTGGGGAATGGAAGCGCGGAGGGACACATGGGATGGCTAGACACATGGCACGTTGTAGCTTGGAGATCCAGGGGCGGCACTGCcgccttacccccccccccccccacacacacacacaccctaaccccctggcTCCCTCCACCAGGCAAGCTTCGTGGCCTCGGAGAACCGCACAGATATCGCCCTGGACGACCCCAACTTCTGGCAGAAATGGGCAAAGAAAGCAGACCTGGACCTGGACCTGCTCAACAGCAAGgttgggggagaggagtgggCCCAAGGGGGCATGGGACCGGGCACTCGAGtgggtgttgggggtggggaacgTGCCCTcttcagctgtggggggaggggctggggagcatcgggtgggggaggggggttgctaGGGCCCCCAGAGCCTCCTATCCCCACAGCAGGCTGGGCAAATAGAGACAGTCGCCCCAGTAATGTGGATAAGCATCGGGTCGGAGCCCTACCAGGAGGAGGGGCTGCTTCCCACTGTGCTGtgagcccccacagctccctggctCTAGATCTCACTCCCAGGCTTCCCTGGGCCCCCCGAAATCCCCAAACTGTCCTGAAAGGGAATGTGTCCAGAGCCACCTTGGAGAGGGGGTCTGGGCAGCAGGAGGTTCTCCcagccagaggggtggggggggtatcCCAGAGCTGCCCTCCTACAGCAGGAGCTGGTTCTGGGGTCTGGGCTGGCAGCTCTCCCTGtgtgcttcccccctccccctcccccccaaaatctaGGTGTaaccatccctcccctccccagaataACCTGGTGATTGACACGCCGCGCGTGCGGAAGCAGACCCGGCACTTCAGCACCCTGAAGGACGACGACTTGGTGGAATTTTCGGACCTGGAGAGCGAGGATGAAGAGCGGCCACGCTCCAGGCGTCATGACCGCCACCACCCCCTGCACCACTCATACGGGCGTACGGACTGCTTCCGCGTGGAGAAGCACCTGCTGGTCTACGGGTGAGGAGGGCTTGTCTGGGGGTTCCCTGGGCCGGTGCtgacccagccagtcccccagggCTGCAGATGCTGGTAGGAGGGCTTGGTATGGTCAGGTTCCTCGTGGTTGGGAACACTGGGGAGTATATTTGGGGGAGGTCTCAGGGCCGGTGCtgacccagccagtcccccagggCTGCAGGTGCTGGTCTGAGGGCTTGGTATGGCCGGGTTCCTCGTGCCACGGGACACTGcgggggaggggtctcagggccaGCGCTGACCCGTGCGACTCCCCACAGCTGGGGCCGCTGGCGAGAGATCCTGTCCCACGGGCGATTCAAGCGGCGCCTGTCGGAGCGGGACGTGGAGACAATCTGCCGCGCCATCCTGGTCTACTGCCTGCTGCACTACCGAGGCGACGAGAACATCAAGGGTTTCATCTGGGACCTGATCAGCCCGGCTGAAAACGGCAAGGCCAAGGAGCTTCAGAACCACTCGGGTGAGGGTTCCCAGCCCACCACCCAGCTCGCTCCCTGCACGCCTGCCTGCCTCATAGAGGAGCCATGGAGCTCCTTGGGTGCGACGCCCCGCCAGCCCTCCGCCCCGTTCTGACCTCTCTGTCCATCTGTCCTCCAGGCTTGTCAATCCCCGTGCCCCGGGGGCGCAAGGGCAAGAAGGTGAAGTCCCAGAGCACATTTGACGTTCACAAAGCCGAGTGGATCCGCAAGTACAACCCCGACACGCTCTTCCAGGACGAGAGCTACAAGAAGCACCTCAAGCACCAGTGCAACAAGTAAGGGACCCAGGCATCTGGGCTCCCCCCAACATGCACATGCTCACCAATAGTGCAAGTAAGGGACCCCGGTGTccaggccccctccccccagcgtgcACACTCAACACTAGTACAAGCAGGGGACCCAGACATccagctctccttcccccccccccccacacacgcacaaGGGACCGCGGGGTCCGAGCTGCCCTCCCCCGGCTGGGGATGGGGCCCAGGCATCTTACTCCCCAGTATGGACTCTGTGCTCTCTCTGACCCTGTGATGTGTCTCTGTCAGGGTGCTGCTGCGAGTGCGGATGCTGTACTACCTGCGCCAGGAGGTGATTGGGGACCAGGCCAGCAAGGTGCTGGCTGGTGCTGGTGCAAGGTAATGTACCTTCTGCCCCCCCACGCTGTgctccactgcccccccccccccgggcccccctgGGCGCCCCTGCCCTGGGCCGTCCCCTTCTCTtggccccccccccatctgtccGTCCTCCCTGCGTCTGGACCTGCGTCTCACTTGTTTCtctgcccccctctcctcccagcgaGATCGACATCTGGTTCCCGCTGGTGGAGCAGCTGGAGGTGCCAACCGGCTGGTGGGATGCTGAGGCCGACAAGTCCCTGCTCATTGGAGTCTTCAAGCATGGTGGGTGTAGGGGACTCAACTCCCCTAGGTTGAcagcatgggggaaggggggtctcACTTGGGGAGGGATAAATGGTGCATGCGGTGGGAAGGGAGTGAACAGTCCCAGAGTGGTTGGGCCAGGGAAGGCTGTTTCTGGCcccagtgtgtgtctgtgtgcacagAGAGGGCAGTGGGGTGCTGAACCTGACCtgtgccgcctcctccccccaggctacGAGAAGTACAACACTATGCGAGCTGACCCCGCTCTCTGCTTCCTGGAGAAGGCCGGGCGCCCCGATGACAAGGCCATCGCCGCAGAGCACCGCCTGGATGTGGGAGAGGGGTGAGTGACTGTCtaggggtaggggtggggcctgggcacgGGGGTGGGTTGAGTGAtgtttctcaaacttctgtattgATGACCCCTTTCTCACAGCAAACctatgagtgcaaccccccccttgtaaattaaaaacacttttttgtatttaacactattataaatgctggcggcaaagcggggtttgggggtggaggctgacagctcgtaaccccccatgtaataaccttgtgaccccctgaggggtcacaacccccagtttgagaacctctggtctagatgaCTGACGGGTCTAGTGGGcagagcctgggggtggggggggggggggtgagtggcAGCCAACATGGCGGGGCCTGGGTAACCTGTCCGGAGGGGCGTGCCTGTGATGACTTGCCATGCTAATACCGACCCCCCAGCAGCACTTGGCTCTGCCCTGGCGGGGAATGAGTTAAACTTGCTTCTCACGGAGTTCTGAGGCACCAGCCCCCCAGGGGCTGTGGAGGGGGCCCAGCTGGGGGCAGTTCCTGGGGGGGTCACTAACCCCTCCTTTCCCATGGGCCTCAGGGCGGAGTTTGACAAAGACTGCGAGGACCCCGAATACAAACCGTTGTCCGGGCCGGCCAAGGAGCAGGACGATGAGGTGAGAGCTACTCCTAGCCACCCCCTCGCCCCAGGGTCCTCCTCTGCCCTCAGGTCCCTCTCCACAGCGCTCCACCTTGTCCCCCTCTACCCTCTCCCCACCGGGTTCCCCATCTCCAcagaccccctgctccccccgccaTAACCCAGCCCCCCATTGGCTCCTGGGGGCATCCTTGTctggggcaggcagcaggctgggtatcgggcagggggtgggtgacATGGCTGAAGGGCATAGTACTCCCAGTCCTTAATgtgtctctccttccccacccccagggtgATCCCCTGATGCTGCTGGACGAGGAGATCTCGGTGGTGGATGGGGATGaaggtaagggggtggggaagagggtggcTGGAGCACAGAAAGGGTTAAAGTAGGCACTGTCCCGTAGCGTgtaggctggggctggctgggaggggtttggggtacagggtCTGTGTGCATTTGGGGGCTGTGACCCCTGTTGTCTCCCTGCAGGCCagctggggggttggggtgcagggtctgtgcAATGGAGGGGCTCTGACCCCTGTTGTTCCCCTGCAGGCCAGCCGGCCCAGCCCGGGCACCTGTTCTGGCCGCCGGGCTCAGTGCTCACGGCCCGCCTGCGGCGCCTCATCACCGCCTGCCAGCGCAGCTACAAGCAGGAGCAGCTGAAGATGGAAGCCGCAGAGCGGGGGGACCGGCGGCGCCGGCGCTGCGAGGCAGCTTGCAAGCTCAAGGAGATGGTGCGCCGGGAGAAGCAGCAGCGGTGAGGCCAGGGCAACATGCAGCCGTAGGGGGGAGCCCCACCCTGTTCCAGGGGGTGCTTTAGAGATGGGACACGCACCCTGCAGCCACCACAGGCCTCTAGGATGGGGGGCCCTGGTTCTGGGATCTGGGGCGAGGAtgggggggcttggggcagaggtgCATCTTCCCAGGGACTGGCTCAGTTCCACGGGCCCGCTGAGGCTCTCCTGTTCCCCGCCTTCAGGTGGACGCGTCGGGAGCAGTCGGATTTCTACCGCGTGGTGTCCAGTTTCGGGGTGGAGTACGACCCTGACACGCTGCGCTTCCACTGGGGCCGCTTCCGGGCGCTGGCCCGGCTCGACCGCAAGACAGACGAAAGCCTCACCAAGTATTTCCATGGGTTTGTGGCCATGTGCCGGCAGGTGTGCCGGCTGCCCCCAGCCGCCAGCGACGGTGAGTGTCTGTCTGCCAGCAGCCCTGAGTGGGCATAGGATAGGGTGAGGATAGGGTAAGTTGGGGGTCTGGGCTCCCAAAGTCtctgacccctccctccccccatctctccccacaGAGTCCCCGGACCCCACGCTGTTCATCGAGCCCATCTCGGAGGAGCGGGCCTCCAGGACACTGTACCGCGTGGACCTGTTGCGCCGGCTGCGGGAACAGGTCCTGTGCCACCCGCTGCTGCAGGAGCGCCTGGCCCTGTGCCAGCCACCGGGCCCTGAGCTGCCCACCTGGTGGGAGTGCGGGCGGCATgacagggagctgctgcagggggcagcacgCCATGGGCTGAGCCAGACCGACACCACAATCATGCAGGACCCCGACTTCTCCTTTCTGGCCGCCCGCCTCAGCTACTTGCATGGCCGGGCTGGGACGCCTCAACcccctgcagggggtgctggagcagccacagcctcccccctgccccccacgcccgagctgccagccccgctgctgcCTGTGCTTCTCCCCAAGCCTGACTCAGCTGATGACTCGGACTCGGAGCTCGACCTGGGGAAGCTCTCGCCCTCCACATCCGGGTCATCGTCGTCCTGCTCAGAGGACAGCGATGATGAGAGGGGTGAGTGTGGGACCCCCTGTACTCCTCCCCCTGGGGttccaccccatcccctctgggtcacccatcccctccctgagccagggaTCCCCTCTGCCCTCCACGTCCAGGTCATTGTCCTGCTCTGAGGACCGCATGGAGTGTGGGACCCCCATACCCCTCCTCCCTGTACCCAGACTGAGCTAGGGATCCCCCTGAGCCAGCTCTGACTGCAAACAAGGGTGAATGACCTGACCCCACAAGCCaggtctcttcccctctcccctcccccccctcccccccgttcccGTGACTTTGATGAGAAGTGGGGGTGCCCACCTGGACCACCTCCAGAAGCCCTTAAAGGCcaggaattcccccccccccccccgatatcaAGGTATTCCCCTCTGGAGTGCAGGGAAGTCCCCTGGCCTGAGGGAcaagcccctggggggggggcggcaggtccatCTGTGGGGGTGGGTCGGTCGGTCTCTGCATCCTCCTcacccttttctctctctgcaggcAGGGAAGCCTGCAGGATGGGCGTTGGTCATGGGAAGCAGGAGGCCTCCGTCTCCCTGTGGCAGGAGTGGGGGGCGGAggtgtctccccccaccctcaccccctacGCACAATGCCCTCTGTGGCAGGAGTTGCCCATGGGGtggagcatctctctctctctccccaccccccaggcctgATGCCCTGCAGGGGGGAAGCTGTccatgggtggggggggtgtccgTCTCTCCCCAGGGCACGTCTGGTGCCCTGTGGGGGAAGCTGTCCATGAGGAGTGTGATGTCCGTCTCACCACCCCCCTTTCCCTACCCCCAGGCACCATGCCATGCGGGGGGAAGCTGTCCGAGGAGGAgtccctgctctccctgcccaCTTCCCAGGAGGGTGACTCTCCCCAGCCCACTGccccggagctgctgctgcaggagcgGCAGCGTGCCCACGAGTGGCCCAAGgtactgctgggggagggggacacaaaCCCAGCCCCAATCATCTGGGGAGCTGGGTGGGGCCATTGGGGGGATTGGGGGTAGGTTCTGTGGGGGAGTGTGGGGGTTGTCATGGCTACATGGCAGGTTTTGATGGGGTGGTTGCTGTGGctctgtgggggggatggggtgttACCATGGTTACGAGGCCAGTATTGTTGGGAGGTTACCATAGTTCTGGGCAGGAATGGAGGGGTTGCCATGGTTACGTGGCTCATTGTAATGGGGTGGTTGCCATAGTGATACTGACACCCCTGTCTCCCCCAGGACCGGGTGCTCATTAACCGCATCGACCTGGTGTGCCAGGCTGTGCTGTCGGGGAAGTGGCCCTCAAGTCAGCGCAGCCAGGAGCTCTGCGGTGGCCATGGGGGAGACCTTGCCCCCCGGCTGCCAGGTGACTACGCCAGCTCGCCTGCTCCCCATGCCTGCCCCCAGGATGAAGCGCCAGCCCTGTACACCCGGCTCCGGCACAGCCCCGAGGAGAAGGAGTTCACTGTGCAGATCAAGGACGTGAGTGGAGGTTTGGGGGTGCCAGTCCcatgggagggggggcagggcgggggttaTGGGGGATGTCTCTCCAGAGGTGGTGCCTGTGATGACTTGCCATGCTAATACCGACATCTCCCTGGCAGTGCATGTGGCTCTGCCCTGGGGAGGAATGAGTTAAACTCACTTCTCATGGAGACCTGAGGTGCCTGCTCCCCTGTGGGTCTgggacagtgggggggggggggtcacgctGGGGTGCATTGGCCCCTGTTTCCCAG encodes:
- the CHD8 gene encoding chromodomain-helicase-DNA-binding protein 8 isoform X2, which gives rise to MMLRRLKEDVEKNLAPKQETIIEVELTNIQKKYYRAILEKNFSFLSKGAGHTNMPNLLNTMMELRKCCNHPYLINGAEEKILAEFRDSCPHYVPHDLHLQAMVRSAGKLVLIDKLLPKLKAGGHKVLIFSQMVRCLDILEDYLIQRRYLYERIDGRVRGNLRQAAIDRFSKPDSDRFVFLLCTRAGGLGINLTAADTCIIFDSDWNPQNDLQAQARCHRIGQSKAVKVYRLITRNSYEREMFDKASLKLGLDKAVLQSMSGREGSIAGIQQFSKKEIEDLLRKGAYAAIMEEDDEGSKFCEEDIDQILLRRTTTITIESEGKGSTFAKASFVASENRTDIALDDPNFWQKWAKKADLDLDLLNSKNNLVIDTPRVRKQTRHFSTLKDDDLVEFSDLESEDEERPRSRRHDRHHPLHHSYGRTDCFRVEKHLLVYGWGRWREILSHGRFKRRLSERDVETICRAILVYCLLHYRGDENIKGFIWDLISPAENGKAKELQNHSGLSIPVPRGRKGKKVKSQSTFDVHKAEWIRKYNPDTLFQDESYKKHLKHQCNKVLLRVRMLYYLRQEVIGDQASKVLAGAGASEIDIWFPLVEQLEVPTGWWDAEADKSLLIGVFKHGYEKYNTMRADPALCFLEKAGRPDDKAIAAEHRLDVGEGAEFDKDCEDPEYKPLSGPAKEQDDEGDPLMLLDEEISVVDGDEGQPAQPGHLFWPPGSVLTARLRRLITACQRSYKQEQLKMEAAERGDRRRRRCEAACKLKEMVRREKQQRWTRREQSDFYRVVSSFGVEYDPDTLRFHWGRFRALARLDRKTDESLTKYFHGFVAMCRQVCRLPPAASDESPDPTLFIEPISEERASRTLYRVDLLRRLREQVLCHPLLQERLALCQPPGPELPTWWECGRHDRELLQGAARHGLSQTDTTIMQDPDFSFLAARLSYLHGRAGTPQPPAGGAGAATASPLPPTPELPAPLLPVLLPKPDSADDSDSELDLGKLSPSTSGSSSSCSEDSDDERGTMPCGGKLSEEESLLSLPTSQEGDSPQPTAPELLLQERQRAHEWPKDRVLINRIDLVCQAVLSGKWPSSQRSQELCGGHGGDLAPRLPGDYASSPAPHACPQDEAPALYTRLRHSPEEKEFTVQIKDEEGIKLTFQKHKLIPNGALHERHPHSLGHKKSSKKLVECLEGLRGPDIDLEARIPVVHKANGTLLVGEAAPRRADLEAWLHAHPDFAIDPRFLAYMEDRRKQHKWHRCKKTGTVELSCLPGLEQGPGASGSHNGKKGFMTDPVMSRLLPGPLESEGGLKQLRGRRAGVELSKMVSLMGGAGRSQLGAMGPLSLHSPFQPGPAPGSSLPYMPFPTASSSGSLLHPGLGHGSYPPGPHVHLGSLGHPQPDEEEEDEEDEIDDLSQGYASSEQDFSLLDDPMMPANSDSSDGANDGGD
- the CHD8 gene encoding chromodomain-helicase-DNA-binding protein 8 isoform X1 — encoded protein: MMLRRLKEDVEKNLAPKQETIIEVELTNIQKKYYRAILEKNFSFLSKGAGHTNMPNLLNTMMELRKCCNHPYLINGAEEKILAEFRDSCPHYVPHDLHLQAMVRSAGKLVLIDKLLPKLKAGGHKVLIFSQMVRCLDILEDYLIQRRYLYERIDGRVRGNLRQAAIDRFSKPDSDRFVFLLCTRAGGLGINLTAADTCIIFDSDWNPQNDLQAQARCHRIGQSKAVKVYRLITRNSYEREMFDKASLKLGLDKAVLQSMSGREGSIAGIQQFSKKEIEDLLRKGAYAAIMEEDDEGSKFCEEDIDQILLRRTTTITIESEGKGSTFAKASFVASENRTDIALDDPNFWQKWAKKADLDLDLLNSKNNLVIDTPRVRKQTRHFSTLKDDDLVEFSDLESEDEERPRSRRHDRHHPLHHSYGRTDCFRVEKHLLVYGWGRWREILSHGRFKRRLSERDVETICRAILVYCLLHYRGDENIKGFIWDLISPAENGKAKELQNHSGLSIPVPRGRKGKKVKSQSTFDVHKAEWIRKYNPDTLFQDESYKKHLKHQCNKVLLRVRMLYYLRQEVIGDQASKVLAGAGASEIDIWFPLVEQLEVPTGWWDAEADKSLLIGVFKHGYEKYNTMRADPALCFLEKAGRPDDKAIAAEHRLDVGEGAEFDKDCEDPEYKPLSGPAKEQDDEGDPLMLLDEEISVVDGDEGQPAQPGHLFWPPGSVLTARLRRLITACQRSYKQEQLKMEAAERGDRRRRRCEAACKLKEMVRREKQQRWTRREQSDFYRVVSSFGVEYDPDTLRFHWGRFRALARLDRKTDESLTKYFHGFVAMCRQVCRLPPAASDESPDPTLFIEPISEERASRTLYRVDLLRRLREQVLCHPLLQERLALCQPPGPELPTWWECGRHDRELLQGAARHGLSQTDTTIMQDPDFSFLAARLSYLHGRAGTPQPPAGGAGAATASPLPPTPELPAPLLPVLLPKPDSADDSDSELDLGKLSPSTSGSSSSCSEDSDDERGTMPCGGKLSEEESLLSLPTSQEGDSPQPTAPELLLQERQRAHEWPKDRVLINRIDLVCQAVLSGKWPSSQRSQELCGGHGGDLAPRLPGDYASSPAPHACPQDEAPALYTRLRHSPEEKEFTVQIKDEEGIKLTFQKHKLIPNGALHERHPHSLGHKKSSKKLVELELQCLEGLRGPDIDLEARIPVVHKANGTLLVGEAAPRRADLEAWLHAHPDFAIDPRFLAYMEDRRKQHKWHRCKKTGTVELSCLPGLEQGPGASGSHNGKKGFMTDPVMSRLLPGPLESEGGLKQLRGRRAGVELSKMVSLMGGAGRSQLGAMGPLSLHSPFQPGPAPGSSLPYMPFPTASSSGSLLHPGLGHGSYPPGPHVHLGSLGHPQPDEEEEDEEDEIDDLSQGYASSEQDFSLLDDPMMPANSDSSDGANDGGD